In a single window of the Desulfovibrio mangrovi genome:
- the lpxD gene encoding UDP-3-O-(3-hydroxymyristoyl)glucosamine N-acyltransferase, protein MGRMLSDIASELGLELRGEDMEVSSVSTLEDAGPADISFLANPKYVPQLGTTAAGAVICSAEFAGEVKRALISENPYLDFGRCVSLFAKPQGGMKGIHAMAYIDPEAQVADGCTVYPFAFIGPWAEVGADTVVFPGCYIGEDCRVGTGCILYPNVVLMAGTVLGDDCIVHAGVVLGADGFGFAPTPYGIQKIPQIGTVTIGSDVEIGANTTIDRAVLGTTSVGDSTKIDNLVQIGHNVQMGDQCLIVSQVGISGSTKVGNRVTMAGQVGVAGHLSIGDGVTIGPKSGVAKGIPAGQTVGGQPAVDKGTYIRTLTVMPKLPDMYKRLQRLEKELAALKNEAEK, encoded by the coding sequence AAGTTTCCAGTGTCAGCACCCTTGAGGATGCAGGTCCGGCTGACATCAGTTTTCTTGCGAATCCCAAATATGTTCCGCAGCTCGGGACCACAGCTGCAGGAGCAGTAATTTGCAGTGCCGAATTCGCCGGAGAGGTGAAGAGGGCGCTCATCAGCGAGAATCCGTATCTTGATTTCGGTCGTTGCGTTTCGCTGTTTGCCAAGCCGCAAGGCGGCATGAAGGGGATTCATGCCATGGCATACATCGATCCGGAAGCTCAGGTTGCGGATGGGTGCACGGTATATCCGTTTGCCTTCATCGGACCGTGGGCCGAAGTGGGGGCCGATACGGTGGTGTTCCCCGGTTGTTACATCGGGGAAGATTGCCGGGTGGGGACTGGCTGTATTCTGTATCCCAATGTTGTGTTGATGGCAGGAACCGTTCTTGGAGATGATTGCATCGTGCACGCCGGTGTGGTGCTCGGGGCCGATGGCTTCGGGTTTGCGCCGACCCCCTACGGCATTCAGAAGATTCCACAGATCGGAACCGTGACCATAGGCAGTGATGTGGAAATTGGTGCCAATACCACCATTGACCGCGCAGTACTGGGCACGACATCCGTCGGCGATTCCACAAAGATCGACAATTTGGTGCAGATAGGACACAATGTGCAGATGGGAGACCAGTGTCTCATCGTCTCGCAGGTTGGCATTTCCGGTTCAACCAAGGTTGGAAACAGGGTGACCATGGCCGGACAGGTCGGCGTCGCAGGGCATCTGAGCATTGGCGACGGTGTGACCATCGGGCCCAAGTCCGGTGTGGCCAAGGGAATTCCTGCCGGCCAGACCGTGGGTGGCCAGCCTGCCGTGGATAAGGGTACGTATATCCGTACGCTGACCGTAATGCCCAAGCTGCCCGATATGTACAAGCGTCTGCAACGCCTTGAGAAGGAACTCGCTGCACTCAAGAATGAAGCGGAGAAGTAA